The nucleotide window CTTTAGCTGCATAGACCTTTCAAAGTACCAAACTATTCGACACACTTAAGTGTAGAAAGTTACCATACCTGATAAAAAAATGTCCAACTTAATGAAATCAAAACTATGCTCCACAAATGAAGAAGAATAAATTAGTATTCCTTAAATGTGTTTATTGATAACTTTAATCCTCCAGGTACACCAAGATAGATTCTTGTTTGAGTCCACTTCCTGAAGTGTCTAGCGTTAAAGATGTCGCTGGAGGGCCGCTGGCGAATTGGCCAGAAAGATTAACTACGGTCCCTCCTAGGATTGCTAGTTCTAGTATAGAGGGAGTTACTGCAGAGGGGTTCTCTGAAGGTACAGAATTGTGGAAGAAGAGAGTCGCCCACTACAAGGCATTGGACAGTCAATTAGCAGAACGTGGAAGGTACCGTAACATACTTGACATGAATGCTTGGCTGGGAGGATTTGCAGCTGCACTTGTTGATGATCCAGTTTGGGTCATGAACATCGTCCCCACTGAGGCTGAAGTCAATACTCTTGGAGTTATCTTTGAACGTGGTTTAATTGGAACATACCAAAGCTGGTAAAGCCTACTGCTCCTGTATAAAGTTCATTTTTGCTAATTGTGACTGATGAATGCTGTTTTCGTTTAGGTGTGAGGCAATGTCAACATATCCAAGAACTTACGACTTCATACATGCTGATTCGATCTTCACCCTATACCAGGACAGGTAATTAACGTTTGGGAGGTTCACATTTCTGGAGGAATGTTTCTTGAATGTTGTGACTGACATTTATGTATTGCAGATGTGAAATGGAAGATATATTATTGGAAATGGATAGAGTATTAAGGCCACAAGGCAGTGCAATATTCCGAGACGATGTGGATGTTTTGGTAAACGTGAAGAGCATATTAGACGGACTACAATGGGAAAGCAGGATGGTTGATCACGAAGGCGGTCCTCATGTTAGAGAAAAGCTTCTAATTGCTACTAAACTGTATTGGACAGCACCAGCACCAGCACCTGATCAAGATAAACAATGAGTATTCTATACTGTGGCTAGGGCCAATTCTTTACTTACTTTTGTTGATaagttttttgtttcttctataGGCGTTTCATTAACCTCTCTATCTTTTGGATTCAAAATAAACAAGTGGATATTGAGGTTTTTCCCTGAGATTTTGAATCTTACATACTGTGAAATGCAAAATTTGGTATAGAAACCAGATTTTAGATGATATTAGTGTTTAAATGACTCTAGATTGTTTTCTTCTACAGTAAATCAATTGGAATCTAATCTTAGAATTGTACAATTTGAATTTACCACATTTTAGTGGATGAATCCAATTATTGTCTTATCTTTTTTCTGTGTGTGTGTTTTATCGTGATATGTTTGGaacaaaattaagttaatatttctatttagctaaTTGTATTGTTAGTCCGTTACTGTTTAGTTATCTTATTATGATCTCTATTTTGTTTGAGTTGTATATATCACATAAAAGTTATTTAGTTTTGCAGAAGCTTTCTGTCTCAAACTTAATGTGTATTATTaggattgttttatttgttgagtTTGAGACTTGGTTAGAAAGTTGTAAAACCATTTAATATTATCTTGTAAATATTCGTGTTAGCATTTTAAATTAGAAttagaatttataaaaatgataagattatatattttttaaagtggATTGGGCCACTTCAAACAACAATCCACACAGTAATGAATTGGGCTGACTATTTTATAGTCCATCAAAATGATGAGTCAATCCAACCTGACGcatcaaattttaaagtttgtatGGACTAAGCACATCCCAttccatattgacagctctacgTGAGAACCTTAGCTTATCGATTTTACAGTGACCAAATAAGGGCATAATTCATGTCCAATGAAAATTAAATAACCAAATAATGGAGCAACCATTACTTATAGCTCAAAAAACATAGAAGAATACAATAATCCACACATCAATGACATgacatataattaatttactgAAATGAATTTGTTCTTTATTCCTTGGCTCTATTTTGAAATGGGAAATGTCAAAGCCCAAACATTAATTTATCCAACATTATGGATTTTGCAATATCCTCATGTCCATTTCAGAGATAGACTTTCAAGTCCAATCCATAACTTTAATAACACAAATAATACCTCCTTATTTCAAGCTTTGACCTGCAACTATCCTTTTTCCTTTGGGGCTCATGCCATCATTTAAATTTTGCCCTCGATTTTAAAAAATGCTAAACTaattttttctctataattgGGAACACAATCTTGACGAGTCGTCATGATTTCTTATTTGAAATTGGGCAAGTCTTGCCTTAACATCCAAATCCTAACGAATCGTTAGGATCTGGTTGAAATACGCGACTCATTAGAATTTATGGGTGAAATACTAACTATTATCATAACTTACGCAAAAGTTTACCGAcaaatttttgtttcttatcTCATACCAGGATATAGTAGAAAGTATGATCTATTCTCGAACTGCGGAAGAATTATGGAAAGAGTTAGAATAGAGGTATATATGAACAAACCGGTGGACTAAAATGTTCCCATTTGCATAGAGAGCTTAACAACATCTCTCAAGGTACTTGATGTTGTtggattataatttaaatatggaATCATATTTTTAGGAtaagaattattttaaatagtcGCCCATCCTCTGATTAAATGAAATGTAGTCGAAagatattatataatatatatagtcGGCAGACAATTGGTAGTTCGATTTCATAGATGCTTTTTTGGTTTGGTcctcctatttatttatttatttattgtatgaCACGATGAACCAACTTTTAGACCTTGAGCTCTTAAATGTTTGTGCTGCTCAATTATTTCCCTTAGATTAGGCAAAGCGTTGTCTTAAAGACTTTTTACTATTTGCCAAATCaattatatcaaaatgtcaAATATTACATATTGAAATATTGTATCAAAGTGGAAATTTGTTGTATCTAGTAATTAATATAGTAGTATATGAGGGCTATTTTAGTTCGGTCCTAATTTTAATTAATGGTGCCGCAACATTTGAACAATGCGTAAGAGAGATATTAAGCCTAGCTAGCTAGCCAAGTGAGAGGATTGGTTGAGAAATGTGCTACCTACACTTTAATTTCgttttttcaagttattttggctagtatttcattttcttttttatcaaggAAACCTAGAACGTAGTTTAAAACCAAAGTATGTACCTACTACTTTTAGCACAAACCAAGATAACCTTAATATTAGGAATTTAATAATATACACttatcatattatttaaaaGATCACTTCAACTAATTGTTTATTGAATTGTGAGCTAGTAATCGAGAAATAAGGCAAGTGACATACTATGTTATTAAAGGTAAGTGACATGCTATATTATCAGGAGCAGATCTACAATAACGGGTGGGGTTCCGGGGATATCTCACCCGATCttgtaattatattaaaagttaaaactcaTAAGTAAGTAAATGGATGTTTGATTCCATGGCAAGGAAGATACCCTGAAGAGGTGCTgcacttttttcttcttcttttacatAAGTAATcattcaataaaatattatacttctttatatttgttCGATTgttacaacataataataataataatttattttattagaaatttaTACAAAGTTCATGGTATTAATCTATTATGTTTTGCCTTGTGTATCCAGAAAATGAAGGAATTGATGGAATTCCTAAAGCCAATGAAACCATTCTCCTTGCTACGATTTATACTGCTCAACCTACAAGTCCCTCCACCAAGTAACATATCTGCAAAATCCCACAACCCAACTTCTTCTAACTTTGTCGAAATCAACTTATTGTCTCTCACAATCTTATCCCACACAGGCCCCTTGTCCTTCATCATCTCAGACAATGTAATAATCTTCTCCATCGCGTCGAATTCCACATATTCAACTCCGATTTCTTCAGCCAACACCTTCCACAAATGCTTCCATTTGAACACATCGCCGTTGGTAATGTTGAATGCTCTGTTTTTCCCCTGCGGACACATTGCTGCCCAAATTTGATGCTCTGCCACCAAATTAGCATCTGATGCATTCGAAAAACTATCCCAAACGGCTTCTGTCCCTGGAAATTTCATCGGAATGCCTATGAATTTGCATATTGTTGCGTATACGCAAAGTGTTCCAATAATGTTCAACGAGCTATAAGGTGAAAACCCGAAAATTAAATCAGGCCTATGGACGGACCATGTTAGGCTTGGTTTTCTAGATACTTCATCGAATAATACATCTTCTAATGTGTAATAAAAGTTGTGAATGTTTTCCAATCTTTTCATGTCCTCATTGAAAGGTGGATCATGAGAAGTAACATGAAGTTTCCCATCAATTGATTTGTGAATTCCCATATAATGCATCCCTCCCGTCTGGAGACAGATGTGGCGTAAATTAGGTGCATTTGGTATGACACAAGTGAGGACATTGCGAAACATTGCTCCATTGATTTCACAACTTTTAGCTGTTGAAAGGTCAAAAGCCAAAGTCACCCAGAAGATGTGTGTCACATCTTTTAGGGTCGATAATTTGGCTTGTACATCAGTTGCTTTAGAGACATCGCATTGAATGTATGTGACTTTAGCAATGCTACAGACTGGCGTCCCCCGTCTTGACACACCATAGACCTTCCACGGACCGCCTGGGGTGTCAGTGGATGAGAGTGTTCCAGCCAAACTGTTGCCAACTACACCAGTGACTCCAATAATAAGGCCAACATTTTGGTAGCTTATTTCATGTGTTCCGCTATACTCAACATTTTCCTGCGAATCATAAGTTTTTGACACACATGTAAATGTTcgatttaaaattgaaaatattaacaGATTTATAAAAGCAGATGGAAAAAAAACAGAATTCTTTTGTGATATTATCTGGTCAATTTTTTCTTACCTGCAGCAGCAGTGCATTATTGATAGATCTTGACAACCACCAGTTCATTCTATGAAAGTGTGCTGATAGGCAAAAGTATGGACTTGTTTATTAGGTCTTGTTGTACGAAAAATTGAATCACTTTATAAGGACTGCTTCTTCTTGTGGAGTAAACATGAAGCAACCTATCGAAATCAGAATTTTAACTTCAAGTGTTATTAACTGGATTTTAAActtaatatttatacatatttaatgaaCTTCTTAATGCAACTACACTATTTGAATAAAAGTTAGTAAGTTTGGCTGAAcctatattatataattttacaaTAAAGAGTTACATGATATATTAAAGGAGTATTTTTTATGACAAgtcattctttctttttaacGTATTTAAGAATTGATTGACTTTGCCACTACCATTTTTTCTAATACTAAATGCACGAACTGACAACTACGTTTTGTAGTCTGTGATTCAAACATAATGTGCATTCACcatcttattaaaaataaataaattgaaatttaatataattaatctaCGACATGTATATATGTTAAAGCAATTTGATATTTCGTTGAGTGGACTTGATAATTAATACTCATGTCGTGTACACTGATTTATTCATACACCCAAATGAATTTAATATTCAAATTGTGCCAACCCATAACACAATTTATTGTACCAAGTTATATTATATGCAGTGACAAGTTATTAGGTATATGCATGTGCTTCTAATTAGTACACTTTAAGACAAGAATCGGTATAAgagaaatcaattaaaaaaaactaaagtaaTGCATTACAATATTCCATTATTTTGTAAAGTTGCACTACAGGTTGAATGCATATAGGACCCGGTTATTCGAGTTAATTTCTCAAATGattattcaattaataattattatttcaaaaattcacTCAACGAATAATAATTATCTGAAAAAAGTTactcaattaattaatagttatttactttttttattcttaatattataatataaatcaattaaaaagcTTTGATACGACCCGATCCGACCCGACCCGAATCAATCCAAAATCCATATACACAAATTaaactataaaagaaacaaaatttatatgaaatgACTGCTACCGGCAGATCAGGACAGATTTTCATCAATTACACATTATATAGTTTCATAAAATGAACCTCTTTTGT belongs to Solanum stenotomum isolate F172 chromosome 1, ASM1918654v1, whole genome shotgun sequence and includes:
- the LOC125859660 gene encoding (S)-8-oxocitronellyl enol synthase CYC2-like; its protein translation is MNWWLSRSINNALLLQENVEYSGTHEISYQNVGLIIGVTGVVGNSLAGTLSSTDTPGGPWKVYGVSRRGTPVCSIAKVTYIQCDVSKATDVQAKLSTLKDVTHIFWVTLAFDLSTAKSCEINGAMFRNVLTCVIPNAPNLRHICLQTGGMHYMGIHKSIDGKLHVTSHDPPFNEDMKRLENIHNFYYTLEDVLFDEVSRKPSLTWSVHRPDLIFGFSPYSSLNIIGTLCVYATICKFIGIPMKFPGTEAVWDSFSNASDANLVAEHQIWAAMCPQGKNRAFNITNGDVFKWKHLWKVLAEEIGVEYVEFDAMEKIITLSEMMKDKGPVWDKIVRDNKLISTKLEEVGLWDFADMLLGGGTCRLSSINRSKENGFIGFRNSINSFIFWIHKAKHNRLIP